One Ictalurus furcatus strain D&B chromosome 24, Billie_1.0, whole genome shotgun sequence DNA segment encodes these proteins:
- the gatad2b gene encoding transcriptional repressor p66-beta isoform X2 has translation MERMSEEALRLNLLKRGLEPADEREEALAKRLKMEGHEAMERLKMLALLKRKDLAALEGAAVAEGKGPGVSQGQMGASVVYEEKLNGNLRSTGHGGPSKNGKENMMDEPVDMSAKRSGVERERCTPSPDVIILSDNEASSPRSTPHPEERRHHPNLDMFKGKTDEERQQMIKALREELRLEEARLVLLKKLRQSQMQKENVVQKVPVVQNPPSSVQPSTIHHSQGLTKLPVRPGMHTSEPQNLRTAQGHTVIRSAASASLPPMMMSQRVIAPNPAQLQGQRVPSKPGMGRPSTGSMSNAINYQQAASQQVAASQRSGSSAAIYMNLAHMQAAGAAGVPGVGVGVSGVSAVSPSALPGSSSVGSVGTMSDQASSQAAAKLALRKQLEKTLLEIPPPKPPAPLLHFLPSAANSEFIYMVGLEEVVQSVLDSQGKMRGSLSRMEPFFCAQCRTDFTPHWKQEKSGRILCEQCMTSNQKKALKAEHTNRLKNAFVKALQQEQEIEQRLQQQAALSPSAAQTVPSVSKAESMIRHHALRQAPQPQAALQRGLSSSARGVLSNFAQASQLSVAGGLLGMTNKRCGGGSASSSRSQHESRRQIYNIPGLNIAYLNPGHKASSLADRQREYLLDMIPPRSISQSITGQK, from the exons ATGGAGCGGATGTCTGAGGAGGCGTTGAGGTTGAACTTGCTGAAGCGGGGTCTGGAACCGGCCGACGAGAGGGAGGAAGCACTGGCAAAGCGCCTGAAAATGGAGGGTCACGAGGCTATGGAGCGACTGAAGATGCTGGCATTGCTCAAGCGCAAGGACCTCGCCGCTCTGGAAGGAGCCGCTGTGGCAGAGGGGAAAGGACCTGGGGTCAGCCAGGGGCAGATGGGTGCCTCAGTAGTGTATGAGGAGAAGCTGAACGGGAACCTGAGGAGCACAGGTCATGGAGGACCCAGCAAGAATGGCAAAGAGAACATGATGGACGAACCTGTGGACATGAGCGCCAAGAGGAG CGGTGTGGAGCGAGAGAGGTGTACTCCATCTCCAGATGTGATTATCTTGTCAGATAATGAAGCGTCAAGCCCGAGGAGCACTCCGCACCCAGAGGAGCGCCGCCATCACCCCAACCTAGACATGTTCAAG GGGAAGACGGACGAGGAGAGGCAGCAGATGATCAAAGCCCTACGTGAGGAGCTGAGGCTGGAGGAGGCCAGGCTCGTGCTGCTGAAGAAACTGAGACAGAGCCAGATGCAGAAAGAGAACGTCGTACAGAAG GTTCCAGTCGTTCAGAATCCCCCCTCCTCCGTGCAGCCCTCAACCATTCACCACTCACAGGGGCTGACCAAACTACCGGTGCGGCCTGGCATGCATACCTCTGAGCCACAGAACCTCCGCACagcacag GGCCACACGGTGATCAGGTCTGCAGCCAGTGCCTCTCTGCCCCCCATGATGATGTCTCAGCGGGTGATTGCTCCTAACCCAGCCCAGCTGCAGGGACAGAGAGTGCCCTCTAAACCTGGCATGGGCCGGCCCTCCACAGGGAGCATGAGCAATGCAATCAACTACCAGCAG GCTGCTAGCCAACAGGTGGCGGCCTCACAGCGTTCCGGCTCCTCCGCAGCCATCTACATGAACCTGGCCCACATGCAGGCGGCCGGGGCAGCAGGTGTGCCAGGCGTTGGGGTGGGTGTCAGTGGTGTGAGTGCAGTTAGCCCCTCCGCACTTCCCGGCAGCTCTAGTGTGGGCTCTGTGGGCACGATGAGTGATCAGGCCAGCAGCCAGGCAGCTGCCAAGCTGGCCTTGCGCAAGCAGCTGGAGAAAACGCTGCTGGAGATCCCTCCACCCAAACCTCCCGCACCCCTGCTCCACTTCCTGCCCTCTGCCGCCAACAGCGAGTTCATCTACATGGTGGGACTGGAGGAGGTGGTTCAGAGCGTCCTCGACAGCCAGG GTAAAATGAGGGGTTCGCTATCACGCATGGAGCCGTTCTTCTGCGCCCAGTGCAGGACTGACTTCACCCCCCACTGGAAGCAGGAGAAAAGCGGCCGCATCCTGTGTGAGCAGTGCATGACCTCCAATCAGAAGAAGGCCCTAAAGGCTGAACACACCAACCGTCTGAAAAATGCCTTTGTCAAGGCACTGCAACAGGAGCAG GAAATCGAGCAGAGGCTTCAGCAGCAGGCGGCGCTGTCCCCGAGCGCGGCTCAGACCGTCCCCAGCGTCAGCAAGGCCGAGAGCATGATCCGACACCACGCACTCCGACAG GCTCCTCAGCCACAGGCAGCTCTGCAGCGGGGTTTATCCAGCTCAGCGCGTGGCGTGCTATCTAACTTTGCCCAGGCCTCGCAGCTCTCGGTGGCCGGCGGACTGTTGGGTATGACCAACAAGCGCTGTGGAGGAGGCAGTGCCAGCAGCAGTCGGTCACAGCACGAGAGCCGCCGACAGATTTACAACATCCCCG GCTTGAATATTGCCTATTTGAACCCAGGCCATAAGGCGTCCAGCCTGGCAGATCGGCAGAGGGAGTATCTGCTGGACATGATCCCCCCACGCTCCATTTCTCAATCCATCACTGGCCAGaaatga
- the gatad2b gene encoding transcriptional repressor p66-beta isoform X1: MDNLEMPFSLQRVSLDWGRKPEYPEGTPEARGEHASSTHTGRRRDSYPQTQRMERMSEEALRLNLLKRGLEPADEREEALAKRLKMEGHEAMERLKMLALLKRKDLAALEGAAVAEGKGPGVSQGQMGASVVYEEKLNGNLRSTGHGGPSKNGKENMMDEPVDMSAKRSGVERERCTPSPDVIILSDNEASSPRSTPHPEERRHHPNLDMFKGKTDEERQQMIKALREELRLEEARLVLLKKLRQSQMQKENVVQKVPVVQNPPSSVQPSTIHHSQGLTKLPVRPGMHTSEPQNLRTAQGHTVIRSAASASLPPMMMSQRVIAPNPAQLQGQRVPSKPGMGRPSTGSMSNAINYQQAASQQVAASQRSGSSAAIYMNLAHMQAAGAAGVPGVGVGVSGVSAVSPSALPGSSSVGSVGTMSDQASSQAAAKLALRKQLEKTLLEIPPPKPPAPLLHFLPSAANSEFIYMVGLEEVVQSVLDSQGKMRGSLSRMEPFFCAQCRTDFTPHWKQEKSGRILCEQCMTSNQKKALKAEHTNRLKNAFVKALQQEQEIEQRLQQQAALSPSAAQTVPSVSKAESMIRHHALRQAPQPQAALQRGLSSSARGVLSNFAQASQLSVAGGLLGMTNKRCGGGSASSSRSQHESRRQIYNIPGLNIAYLNPGHKASSLADRQREYLLDMIPPRSISQSITGQK, translated from the exons atggacaatttggagatgccattcagcctacaacgcgtgtctttggactgggggaggaaaccggagtacccagagggaacccccgaagcacggggagaacatgcaagctccacgcacacagggcggaggcgagATTCGTACCCCCAaacccagag GATGGAGCGGATGTCTGAGGAGGCGTTGAGGTTGAACTTGCTGAAGCGGGGTCTGGAACCGGCCGACGAGAGGGAGGAAGCACTGGCAAAGCGCCTGAAAATGGAGGGTCACGAGGCTATGGAGCGACTGAAGATGCTGGCATTGCTCAAGCGCAAGGACCTCGCCGCTCTGGAAGGAGCCGCTGTGGCAGAGGGGAAAGGACCTGGGGTCAGCCAGGGGCAGATGGGTGCCTCAGTAGTGTATGAGGAGAAGCTGAACGGGAACCTGAGGAGCACAGGTCATGGAGGACCCAGCAAGAATGGCAAAGAGAACATGATGGACGAACCTGTGGACATGAGCGCCAAGAGGAG CGGTGTGGAGCGAGAGAGGTGTACTCCATCTCCAGATGTGATTATCTTGTCAGATAATGAAGCGTCAAGCCCGAGGAGCACTCCGCACCCAGAGGAGCGCCGCCATCACCCCAACCTAGACATGTTCAAG GGGAAGACGGACGAGGAGAGGCAGCAGATGATCAAAGCCCTACGTGAGGAGCTGAGGCTGGAGGAGGCCAGGCTCGTGCTGCTGAAGAAACTGAGACAGAGCCAGATGCAGAAAGAGAACGTCGTACAGAAG GTTCCAGTCGTTCAGAATCCCCCCTCCTCCGTGCAGCCCTCAACCATTCACCACTCACAGGGGCTGACCAAACTACCGGTGCGGCCTGGCATGCATACCTCTGAGCCACAGAACCTCCGCACagcacag GGCCACACGGTGATCAGGTCTGCAGCCAGTGCCTCTCTGCCCCCCATGATGATGTCTCAGCGGGTGATTGCTCCTAACCCAGCCCAGCTGCAGGGACAGAGAGTGCCCTCTAAACCTGGCATGGGCCGGCCCTCCACAGGGAGCATGAGCAATGCAATCAACTACCAGCAG GCTGCTAGCCAACAGGTGGCGGCCTCACAGCGTTCCGGCTCCTCCGCAGCCATCTACATGAACCTGGCCCACATGCAGGCGGCCGGGGCAGCAGGTGTGCCAGGCGTTGGGGTGGGTGTCAGTGGTGTGAGTGCAGTTAGCCCCTCCGCACTTCCCGGCAGCTCTAGTGTGGGCTCTGTGGGCACGATGAGTGATCAGGCCAGCAGCCAGGCAGCTGCCAAGCTGGCCTTGCGCAAGCAGCTGGAGAAAACGCTGCTGGAGATCCCTCCACCCAAACCTCCCGCACCCCTGCTCCACTTCCTGCCCTCTGCCGCCAACAGCGAGTTCATCTACATGGTGGGACTGGAGGAGGTGGTTCAGAGCGTCCTCGACAGCCAGG GTAAAATGAGGGGTTCGCTATCACGCATGGAGCCGTTCTTCTGCGCCCAGTGCAGGACTGACTTCACCCCCCACTGGAAGCAGGAGAAAAGCGGCCGCATCCTGTGTGAGCAGTGCATGACCTCCAATCAGAAGAAGGCCCTAAAGGCTGAACACACCAACCGTCTGAAAAATGCCTTTGTCAAGGCACTGCAACAGGAGCAG GAAATCGAGCAGAGGCTTCAGCAGCAGGCGGCGCTGTCCCCGAGCGCGGCTCAGACCGTCCCCAGCGTCAGCAAGGCCGAGAGCATGATCCGACACCACGCACTCCGACAG GCTCCTCAGCCACAGGCAGCTCTGCAGCGGGGTTTATCCAGCTCAGCGCGTGGCGTGCTATCTAACTTTGCCCAGGCCTCGCAGCTCTCGGTGGCCGGCGGACTGTTGGGTATGACCAACAAGCGCTGTGGAGGAGGCAGTGCCAGCAGCAGTCGGTCACAGCACGAGAGCCGCCGACAGATTTACAACATCCCCG GCTTGAATATTGCCTATTTGAACCCAGGCCATAAGGCGTCCAGCCTGGCAGATCGGCAGAGGGAGTATCTGCTGGACATGATCCCCCCACGCTCCATTTCTCAATCCATCACTGGCCAGaaatga